The genomic region GAGGATCGAGCGCTGGGCTCGCTCAACTTCTATGAGGTAACTCTTTGCACTACCGCCCCAAGatgttatacaataatttatcaaagagCTACATAGGGCAAAGTAAACCATTTTAATGACTTGGTGATCACCTATATGTCTTAAGCccttaaatatgtaaattaatttacgcAGTCTTGTTACAAGTACATTTATATGTGGTTTGAAAGATAGGAGCTGATCAATGGTTATGCCCAGATATTTAATAGTTTCAGTCCTCTCGAGTATTGGACATTGGCAATTCGGAAGAATGGATGAACAAGAGTGAGCTGCAATAGCAAAAGATGAAGATGGaagcattttatttctatgtgCAAAAACcatgtattttgttttcattacgTTTAACGTTAGGATGTTGCGTTGGAGCCAGTTACAGACAGTATTAAATCCCTGTTGAGCGTAATTGAATACCTCCTCCCATGAATTACCAACAAAGAAAAGGGCAGTGTCATCGGCAAAAGTGATGACTTTACCATGTGGGAGATTGAGGTTGCACAAGCCATTGATATAAATCAAGAAGAGCGTTGGTCCGAGTATACTTCCTTGAGGAATTCCATATTTAACTGATAATTCATCACTAGTTGCATCACTATTTAGCCTGACACGTTGTCTTCTATCAGTCAAATAGtcactgattagttttaatGGGATATCACGTACACCGATACTTTCTAGTTTATCTAATAGGTGAGGGATAGAGACCGTGTCGAATGCTTTTGCCAAATCAAGAAAGATTGTTAAacaatttttgtgtttatctaaattattgaTGATAGAGTTGACTAGTTCATGGACAGCATCACTAGTGGATTTGCCACGTCTAAACCCATATTGATTTAAAGAAAGCTTACTATTGGACTCTAAGAAGCCAATTAATCTTTTATTTACTAGACGTTCTAAAATTTTGGATAGTGTTGGCAATATTGATATAGGCCTGTAATTATTCACACAGTCTCTATCACCTCCCTTATGTATTGGATTTATCAAAGCTATTTTAAAAGCGTTAGGGAATATACCTAATGACAAGCTCAAGTTGCAGATATGTAGTATTGGTGGAATCAACAAGTTAGCATACCTCTTAACaatttttcctgaaataaAGTCAACGCCGGAGAGAGAATCATTATTTAAGCCATTAATAAGATTTTGAACTTCTTCTTTATCAGTGGGAAGTAAGACAAGTGAATCAAGAGAGGATGAACAATTTGGATATAAATATGAGTCAATTACtggatttgaattttgattcgAGCTGATTATCTTATCCGCTAATTTAGCACCAACGTTAGcgaagaaattattaaaatcattagCACTTTGGACAGGATTTGTAGACCCTAAGCTAATATTACTAGGTGATGTTTTTTTACAGTTACAAATAGATTTTATAGAatcccatatttttttattatttcctttACATTTCTGGACTTCTTGCTTTTCAAAGTTCCGCTTTGCCTTTCTTAATAGAGCGTTACAAAAATTCCTATAGCGATGATAAGTAATTTTTAGCGTTTCATTATTAGGATttctctttaattttttatgtaaattatcaCGATTTCGCATCACGCGCAAAAGTGACTTAGTTATCCAAGGTTTACGTATTTTTTGCCGTAATGGAGTTATAAAAATACGagtgtttttaattatgaagCTAGATAaactgtttattaatttattagtagcTAGGTTAGGATCATTAAATTCAGAAAtacaattgaaattaaaattagataagtCTGCGTCAAGGCCGATGAAATCAATACGAAACGATTTATTAGAGTTATTGAACGATGATGTTACTTGCTGTAGGTTCACGGCAACACACTCATGGTCCGTGATAGATGATTCAATTATAAAGCAAGTAGCTTTTAGATTAGTTCTGATCATAGCATGATCGAGGCAAGTCCTCCCGTGAGTAGGCACAATGTGGCCAGGTAAGATGCGATAACCAGCTAATAAATTAAGGTAATCGTATGCCCGTTTATCAGTTGTGTTTGATGAgatatctatattaatatcaccacacaatataatatttttataagaactaAGTTTTGTGAGGAGTACATCTAGAGAGTTAATGAATTTTGATGTATTTGTTTGGCTCGGCGGGCGATATATTGCAATAATACAAGTTTCTGAATTTaaggttaataataaacagTTAGCATCACTAATATAAGGTTCCTCGTGCGTTACAATGAGGTGtttgttgtaataaataactacTCCTTCGTTTTGAGTATTTTGAGAAGATGTTGAAATGTAATGATAATTATCAAGACTTGGGATGTTTCTAGTTGATGACAGCCAACATTCCGATAACACAAGTATGTCCCACGAAATATTAGATCTTTGGAGAAATGTTATAAGATTCGGCATGTTACGGTTAATACTGCGTATATTTTGTGACAAGAGATTCAGATTGAGTTTACTATTAGAATTTATGAGATGTTTATCAATGTTATCTATGTCGCATATTATTGAATTGGCCACTTGTATATCATCTAGATCAGAGTTTAAGGTTTCAACTATTGgcatcattttaaataatatattaaacggGGTAAATTTACGTGTCGACGGCAACACCGTGACACGTTAATtgtgtaataattgtaataaaaataataatataaactctGATCATAAACGCAAGTGGCTATTAGTTGTTtgactaaaaagtaaaatagaaaattgatattgataataattgtatggctcgttttatttatagaaataggtATGATATTTCTATTTagtgtaaatatgtataaagtgCAGCATGTGTGTGGGTAACtgaattttgtgtattttgtgTAGTGAGATAATTGTCTGTATAATGGTTGTTTATGCTTAGTTATGTGTTTTGGTCCGCATATAGGTATAAAGCaagttgaaaaaattatataaaaataaagggtAATATAAGGTGTAATACGTaacaataaagtaaaattCATAATGCGTACATTATATAGTCATGCTATTTGTTGACATAGATCAATATCATTCACAATACGTACGGGTTTCGAgctcaattctttttttatatatatctttCCGTAAGAGGTCCATGCTGCAAAcaactttttgtttttgacGTTTTCGCGCGCAACGTAAAAAATTCTTCGCATTTTACTAGATAAGAACTCGGAAATATAAATAGGACGCGAAGGTCCTAGTAAGTTAATATGCTCAGTGTTCAACTGGGATTCTTTATTTTTGCGCCtatttttgttgtaatttataagattCGACATAAAGGATTCCTTACGGAAAGATGTTGTGAATTCCACTAATACAGCGTCTGATCTTGTACGAAATATTTCACGTATTTCTGAATTTTGAATTGGCGAATCGACGCCTATTGTCGAACCGATGttggaaataatatttgtaagtgTTTCTTTATTCTCATTAGGCTGTTTGTGTAAGTTCCTCACTTCAAGAGTAGTACAatgggccgatttttcaagtTGTTCCAGTTTCAACTCCAGGGATGCCACTCGATCCTTATATTCCTTATTTTCTTGCTCTAATTCgtgtattttaaacaataagtCTTGATGTTGTCCAGAAATCGTTTCTACTGATTTTTGTATGTCCTGGTTTTGCGACATAATAGTAgtcaaaacattatttaaagatTCGAATTTCATATCTTGTTGTTCTTTAAATTCGACGAACATGGATTTTATATCGGAATTTGACGCGGACGGCGTAGCGGGAAGTTCCGCAAAGGAACGCTTTTGACGCTTCGTTATATTAAAGTAGTTGTCCGCCGATTGTTGCATACACGAAGTGTTGAGAGCCGAATCCGAGTTGTATTGCAAATTAGTATTTGGTGTATGCAAAGAATCAGGTGGTGAACGTTGCACAGACATAATTTCggataaatacaatattcgTTTACTGTCAATACACAGTTTTAACTCGTGTGAGTGCGGTGCAAGGTTGAAATTCACTTAGCAACTTACTAATATTGTATCGGATCGAGCGAAGGATTTGTTTTGCAGTGATGAATAAAGATGAAGATGAGTCACTCACGTAACTTGTCCTCGTCGCACGCGTGTCGTCCCGTTCTTCACAAACGCTTAGCTCCTGCGTTTGATGCGCTCCTAGTACTCGTAGTTGTATTACGGTGGCGGTGGAACACGTTTTGTGTGTAGCGAGTGCGCAAGCGCACAGTAGAAGTGATCAAGCAGACGCGTTATGTTATCCTGGTATTTGTGACACGTACGGTATATTGGATGAATGAAAGAAACAGTGGCAATTCCTTCGTATTGTTTACCCCAATGCGAACTCTTTGGTTTTTATGAGCTCctattattttgattaaataaaactcacaattcactttaattttagtacaaaaatacaaattacttAGAGAAAGAAACACGTCTGTACTGCACAGTGTCCGAGAGGGAAGGggattaaattatgttgacatattttctaccaaaatgatagctacaaatagtacctattaggagtccagtctgtttaaagaccgcatctattttttacgcaatctagaagagcacgaaaatctaaaaaatggaaaccttaaaaaatcttgtttaaatttatgtgcataattacgtaaatattagggaagaaaaagatagatattataataattattgtatttttatcgatacgtgactttaccactttgtcaagcactaagcctgtcaaactattttctttttcatcctaaaacaaaaaggttatATAAAAGGAGGTTCTAtgttcgtataataataattttaatttatttttgcatattttgtgttttttaatttaatttaatttatcgttttaaaaataatttagtaggtatacctacatacaagtattgttaattctggtttaaaataattattgaatacttatatgtatcatacaaatatcaagcattataaataatttaggtaggtacctacattaaaatagccttcggcatccaaaaaagacaagatttcgaaatatagcactgaaaaaaacgtacctatttacttttacaaggtatatattttattgagattgtttcttcttgtaaattcatatttaggctacaccattttttaattttaacgggttttaatctcaaaattaccacaaagtcaactgtgaaaaaaagcaaacagaaatatacaggccgaattgataacctcctccatttttgaagtcggttaaatatcaaaaaggtaacagccctatagctatacgtcataatttcatcgcaggggcttagtttcctaactgtatgtacgtagtatatgtcaactgtcaactgtggtattacaatattataggaaatattgtaatattgtaatactgtggtatagccatataatatatcacaTAGGTCACTGGTCATATCGCATCAGTCAAGACTTGacttgaattaataaatattatacttaggacattattacacaaatcgacctagtcccacagtaagctcaattaaggcttgtgttgtgggtattaggcgacgataaatataatatttaataaatacatatatatagataataacacccagacccaagaacaaataattgagttcatcacacaaatatttgccctgaccggggatcgaacccgggaccgtcggctcagtaggcagttactttaccactgcgccaaccgcgtcgcgGTCGTCTTCAATTTCTGCACTTGACTCAAGCAATTAGCAATTGaccaaataacatttttattctattttagaAACAGTTGTCAATTAGTTACATTACAATTTGCAATACTCACGtatatcattaaatatttaatagtaatctgaaaccttaaaaatgataaattcaACACTAaaacgtacctacctaccacAAATGAGCATACATTTAAACCTAATAACACGattaattagttaattattatcaccAATATAACAGTAATGTTATGAAGGAAAAAACAAGAGAGTCGACCTTCTAGTGATTAATCAgcacatattatgtaggtacacaaGGCCTTGTCGTAAATTCTTAGCGACACATTGTCTGACTgctagtttatttttaagtgatatacatacataactaatgcatattaaataaaagcgGTAATTTAGAACGttcaaaaatatacacaatCTTCGTTATTCACCCAGAACGTTCATTTTTGGCAGGGTGCCTGTCTTACATTCAGAAAACGTGACAGTAATCACatgagtttatttttgtatgtattaaacaaacaatgttTGTTTACATTGTGTTGCTATAGACCTATGtgaatcataattattatgctaaGTGGATTGCGTAACTGTAAGCTTTGATTTACCTTGTATGCAAATATAGTCAGGTATGGTGGGTACATTAAGGGCGACTGCATAATAAAACGACAAtgttttacatataaaaatatttattaaaaacattttggtaacatttaataagaacacttaggtaaaaataaatcgaccTCAAAATCATTTCAAAAGAACAGCCTGGACTGGAAGTTCACGGAGGAAGCCGGAACagcaaaaaactaaaataaataaaacaatgataaCACTCTAGGCAGAAGTCTAATTGACAACCTGAATTAAGGCATCgcaagaataattatttaagtacgATAAAATACCTAcggctattattataattacaacaAATAAAACGCCTAACGTCTATTCGTTCAGTAAAGTCCGCGCGGCGCCGTGCGGAGACCGCGCCGGCGACCTGTACAGTCTCTTGGCAGAATTTATCGGAGTATTATTGCCACTAACATTATTTCACTCACGAGACATTTCGCTTGCCACTACGCCGTAATTATACAACTACTAAATACTAAAACATCCCAATTATACGAAGCTATGTTAAATTTTacctaactaataatattaacatctTCGGCTAATTTGATACTAGAATGATATAACATCCTCTCATATTGTACTCTTAACATTACGCttgattaaattataagtGAGGAATTAACATGTTACACATAATATTGCAAGCATTACTGAGATTGTGCATGTTACGtgatttacaatttacatgtaTTTTGAAACTTAGTGTACAGAATGGAAGTTTGCTTATACTGTAGTTATCGAGGGTGGAAGGACCTCGGCCGAGGCCGAGCTCTTACAAAAAGCTACATTAAAGGAACAgtcataaagattaaattacGAGCATTGGCACtttcaatattaaatcttAATTACACTCTCGAAATAGCACTGCATATTAATcaacttaaaaactaaattcaGATCAGTCATTTATGATATCACATCAAAATAAACAGGGAAAAATACATATGTGATAATAGTttggatatattataatatatattatattctttttaaaaGAGGTATTAATTTTCTTAAGGGTTACTAAAATATTGAGCTCTGCGTCGCTCGCGACGCACTATATCACCATAATACGAGAACAACATTAACCAATAAAGTTTTGGTACTTGGAGTTTGTCTCCTCGTTAATTCTATTTCGCTAAACCTACATAATGCCTAACAGATATATGTAATACCGGCAAAGCGCGCTTCTGCTCGCAGGCGACCCGGGGCCGCGTGCAGGCATCCGACACGTTTCACCTTCAACCCTTCGATCCCCAtacaattttcattataaaaatactgtcATTTGACTACAGTTCaatgagaaaaaatatttatcataaatacAAATGAACAATAGATAAACTACATtacactatataatataatatcatgtaTATGATTTgactaaacaaaataaaatgcataaaattgaaatgattaaaacatcgtaaaaatatttgacacTAACAATGGAAGGTACTAAATTTGATTATTacatgaaacaaaaaaataactcattcaaataaataaatagcacaaCAACCAAAATATTTGGCAATGcggataaaataaacattaacaaCTATTACCCTCGGCTGCTAACTTAACACAAAATTGGAATGCAAATATTGCATCGCACCTTGGCCTCGCTGGGTGTGGGGCTGGGCCTGGCAAGCGGCCGCTCGCTGGGCCGATCATACAACTAACTTAACATCCACTACAAGAGCTACTGTGTAAAATGTGCGTATCACTCCCAATACATTACTTTGCACTACATTCGATTTAAGTTTTGtcatataacattattttattaacttaaaatattctgaATGCAACATCTGATTTACAATATCCATAACGACCGCTTTGTATGCGTGTGACTGAGCAGAAAGCACACTAGATTGACTAAACATACACAAGCGTTGGGTGTATATTGATTGGAGAAAAATTTCATTTGTTAGgcaaattatattcattagcTGCATTCTGAGATCCATGCTATTATGTTCAGTCGAGAACCACtgaatcataattatattaaaataaaattttgtaaattattcaCTTATTTGATTACAACTTATTTAGTTCATAGCCCAGCAATAGAAGaggaagaaaatataatatagatgactcaaaacaataataaacgaTAAAAAAGATAAAGCAATTGATAAAATGCAATGTATACTTGGACTGATAAGACGCTGATttcaaaatgataataacTACTGGAAACAATCATGTTATgattcaaataattataaattttttgatgTTGGTCCCTTCCAAAAAATTGCCAAACCTCACAGCGAATtaacaacaatattataaagaaaattttttgaaaactaCAACTGTATTGTCACAtatcaacattttttataaaaataactttgtgTGAAATATTTCAACATGTACAAATACTCCAGTTCCATTTTAAAGCTGTTCACAACATAGCAGAACCAAAGTTGCACAGAAGGACAGTATCAATTGTTAATAGTTATAGTTAGTATAAATATGTTACACATTACTTACACATACTTTACGAGACTCACACTATTAAATATCTTGACTAAGTTAAAGAGACCACggatattacaatttatatatgCATTTACATAGAGATATTTACCAGTCTGTTCACAACACTTACTATAACTTCACTAGAACCCAGTATCTGGGCACATCAATgacttaaaacattttaaaacggTCTGTAACAACTACTAATACCTTAGGACATCTAATCACTGTTTAAATTTGTGATGATATGCACTGATAACCCatttgactttgttttatatgggCTCGTCATACTTTAAATGAGCTGAAGCTTTCACACTGAGTAAATAGGAAGTAGATAGGGAGACATCAAGATTGTATCCACTAAATTATGCGATtactattataatgtaatgcACGGACGGTACAACCAACAAACACCAATAATTAGACCTTAAAATTAACCTACAGCTTGGCTTAAATTCGTGCCTTCTCGTCGTATCGTTTATGTTAACGAGAAGCAGACTTTTGGTTTAAACATGTCGATAATATCGAAAATGACTGTGGAATATATCAAATCCATAAATTAGCTCTAGGAGACTCTACAGTAGTActtacaaaacaatatttaaataattactattaCGATTTAATGGTGGGAATAGCTCATAAggaaagtttaaaatttaaatattgcttCAATAAATCCAACAATTTGATCTAAGTCACcaattcatacaaattgtatattccaacaatttatagaaaatataatttgaaatattaaataattaaattctttggacaataaattattaaaatttctaaGAGGAACTAATGTAGTGTACtaatagtataataaaattaattttctgtCTTTAAATTAACTTACGATATGGAATTTGAGGTTTGAGTAGTGATCCCTATGTGGATCTAAAATGCCGATTTCATATTTGTAGGTATatcattaacataataaatatataaaataaccttAACATTATCACACAATCAAtaagttaaaacaaaaaaaaaaaaaaacgaaaacatatATGCATCGTCACGCGCTTAtagaatttgtcaaaaattgctttgtttaaattaagatCACAGTTTTAAGtcacatttaaaatgtaattctaCAATTTCACGGACGATAACCATATACATATTCCACAGTCATCCATAGCAGCATAGACACATCAAGACAACATAATGGTTTATAATTTAGGAATGTCAAAACTAGAGATGCACCGAATATTCGGTTCCTATCTGGTATCCGGCTTATCCGGCCCTTTTTTACTATCCGGCCGGATACCGGATGGTAATGAACTATCAGGCCGGATACCGGATAGTAAAATTggtagattttataaatagaatcgaaattttttttcactgaCACGATAAAAGTGTCTCTACCAAGAACTGTGACCGCGCGAATGTTTACTACGAAACAAGTCAAAACCTGCACTGCACAGGCGGCGGCCTGCCGGTGCGCGACACGCACCTACGAAACTCAAAATGTCGTCGGCCGAATATTCGGCGGACGGATACCGAATATTCGGCTGGTGGTCAGGCCGAACATCCGGTATCCGGCCAAACAACTATTCGTTGCATCTCTAGTCAAAACCAGCAACTTTAGTTTATGATAAGAAATACTAGTCACAAACATTTActtaaaatcataattattatagtctaGAGGCATTTCCTGGCAAATAGCAAAAGACAGGTCGTcatagaataatattaatagttcCGACTAAAATTGCTGGTTCGTTGTCAAAAGGTGGTTGGAGCACCGTTTTGTGACTGCACCAAAAAGTATCTTGATGTGTTCTAGTTGCACTTTGTTCGGAATTTATGCTTGCACATGGTTTTGCTAATCAGTGGCAGCTACAACCCATGAGAAGCCGCAGTCGCGACAGGAGTCTTTTACATACTGTGTGCGTGTCCCATACGGCCCCAGGCGGTGGTACTGAGAGCGATTTGCGAAGAACAGTGCTGGGTTGTTGGGAGGCAGCACTGTCGCACGGTAATTCCATCGAGGATCTCTGAGATTGGCCATTAAGTTGAGAATGTCACGGCCTCCGCATACCACTTTGACATcctcttttctttcttttggACGTGGCTGGGGTTGCACAACCGAATCAAATAATTTCTGAAATGTtgattattaacattatttatattaagtaaccATAAATCACattggaataatatttaatttcagtaggtacctagttgaTAGACGAAATTGGCACTAGCAATTGTTTACGCAAAtggattaataatatattcaaacgTATAAACATATACATCAGAACTTTTATAGttgataaagataataaacaaCGTGTCAAACATAAGTTCTTCAAAAATCTTTCCATTATCACACGTCAATTATACACAACATTGATAGCAGAAGACGTTCGCCATTACggaatattatgaaaatagagAGGTCAAGGCCAGGACAAACGCAAACAAAaaagcataataatataattagctCACCTTCTCTGTGGTTTGAGGACTAGATGGCAAAGAATCGCTGTTTACAGACTCTGATTTGAGCGAAACCAATGAGCCGATACCGCTAGATTCACTGGATACAGACGGGCTTGGGCTCGTTTGAGACTTTGATAGGCCCGCTATTTCTATGATATGGCTGAAGgaattgaaattttctgtcTCCAATCCCGATAGAGGTAGTGCAACTGATAATGCCATGTCTGTGAGACAAAAATAACagttgaatttaatttacacGTGCATATAACGCCACTGCGTGCTAATACAGCTATGTTGACAGAATCCAACGCGCCAAATTTTTCCGCTCACAATACAGCATTTTAATAATCACATTTAACTCTAATCGTTAtgagtataaaaataacaactatAAACActacattacaataaaaacaataattaccgAAAAGCGCAATTCCCAAAACGTACAAGCCTCGACGTAGCGAAAAGAGATCGAACATTTACGAAGTGAAGTTGgttacattacaatattatctcGCGTTTGC from Colias croceus chromosome 3, ilColCroc2.1 harbors:
- the LOC123706173 gene encoding uncharacterized protein LOC123706173, whose product is MFDLFSLRRGLYVLGIALFDMALSVALPLSGLETENFNSFSHIIEIAGLSKSQTSPSPSVSSESSGIGSLVSLKSESVNSDSLPSSPQTTEKKLFDSVVQPQPRPKERKEDVKVVCGGRDILNLMANLRDPRWNYRATVLPPNNPALFFANRSQYHRLGPYGTRTQYVKDSCRDCGFSWVVAATD